AGTGACTAAACAAGTATGCTGGCCAGTACCCAACTAGAAGCCCCGACCCAAACTCCAGCCACCAATGTCCATGCTTTGGGTCCTATACACATAGAATTTCGTTATGGTATGGTATCTAAGAATAATTAAAGCAAAAGGAAATAccacatgttaatttttttttatttgtagaaatCAAAGACAGAGAATTTACACATCTATTCAACCAACATGTTAGTATGTTACAGCTTGAGTCCAACTGTCTAAGCTACATTAATGTGTTTGCATAAATGCAAACACCAAAGTTTTTTCCCCTTCTGGgctaattaattaatgcatgTCTTAGTACTATGATAAAGTGGTTGATTAGTGATTACCATTATCAATGATATTATTGGAGGAGAATGAAACTGAGAAAAATAAGCggcaagacaattttttttccttcttatcttatctaggcTCGAGATGCCAGTTAgagcaaaaccaaaataaaaaaagaaaagcgtGAACCGTGAAATATTGCTTTaataaaggaaggaaaggaaaaaggCTCAGCTAGAGTCGACCCCATGAAGGACACTCGTACTAGGAAAGCAAGGGAATCTTCCATTTGAATATCAATAACATgcagaaaaattcaaaaaaaaaaaaaagtaaacgaATTATTGCTTCACTTAGATACGattttcttaattcttaattGGATTATGCATGTTTAACCTTACTTTGTCAATGTAAACAAGTTGTGAAAAATAGCAAATAAAGGTTTGGAAAGCATAAAAGCTCAAATTAACAACAAATCACCTTCCAAGCCATTGAGCCTTTTGTGTTAAAGGACTCTATTTTCTCCTTAATTGGTGTTTTCTTTTTGGTTGACTTTAGGTGTTGAATTGCtttgggaaaaaaaagaaaaagactcaCCTTCCAAACCATTAATCCAATATCAAATTGTCTGCCATTGTAGATGGATCTTGGTGAGATTGCAGCCCCTATTGCTATCCTGTTGTTGGTTTGGACAAATCCTGAACATAGTAAGTTGTAGCATCCTGTTGCTTGATATGCATCCGTCTATCAAACAGCATATATTGTTAAGATGTGAAAGAAAAGAGGGTACAAGGAAaccaaaggaagaagaaagagacaGATGCACTACTTACTGTCCAATAAGTGAAGAACCTAGGATAGTTGTCTCCATATAGCTCAGGACTTACCTGAAGGAAAGTATGCTTGTTATTTAGCTAGAAATTGATGGACTAAAAACTAAAGCAAATCACAAAGAGAAATTTAATCCTAGTACTTTCTTCAACACCTTCACAACATTTAGTActaaaaaaaatggatgaatgTGATTTTGTGGCCAAGTGTATATGAACATGCCTGCCATCCAGCTTCTATGGTATTCAGATCATTACCAAACGATCCAGCAATAACCCATATCTGTGACAAACTGAATTCGTATGGATCGGTTACGCTAGGCGTCCACACGTTTATGCTTGCTTTTGCTCCATAGTATTGATCTCCATTTACAGAAACAACTGCATGCTGCAACATGATGTGtgccaaaaatcaaaattaacagTAAACATACACATATGCATGCATGGGAATGATTTTTTCCTACAGTGTTCTTAGgccttttatttattcaaatatttatttcgaTTTTTTTAGCTCCTGCTGGAAAATTTTGTAGGGGATACAAAGGGAGTAATGATTTCGATGTTACTTTTTGGTGCACATAGGAGGCAAACTTTTCTAAGTAGTGTCCCTTCAATATCTTATGTTTTTGCAATTCATGTTGAAAATTTTTGATGGATTAGGAAAAAGCAGggttattcttttctttctgacAAGGAAAAGAATGGAAATGAATACACAGAATGCTGAAAAAAAGATAAGAGCAGAGATTTTCCTTTCCAATGAATGCATTGTGAGGAATGGAAACAATAGTAGGGTAAAGATTGAATTGGAAAATGAAAGTTCAATTTGTTCTACATTCAACAAATTACATTTGTAAGCACTGACCTCATGACCAGTGCCTGTGGAGTCCCTCCGTACATTTCTTGGTTTTCTTCCAAATCTTCTAACGGAGCTTGCTCGTAGAAAATCTTGTTCAGTTGTTCTTCTGATTGGAACAGTTCCTTCTGGGCATGCTTCACCAGAATCAGTCCAAAGCTGAAAGCTCTCTATGACTGTTTCTCCATTGGTGTGAGTGTGACCCTTTGGCCTTTCTGGTGGATCCTGTAAACCTTAAGCCTCTTACTTTCTCAGTCtctcaaataaaattcaatccTCAAAATAAAACCTTTACACTAAAAGATGGGTAGTGGCTACATTGGAATTCCACTATTCAGAGGAATGTGGTAATATCTGAAATGCAAAGCAAAGCCATTTATTTTCCTTGGCAACGAGAtggatgaaattaattaattaccaatGGTCTTTGCCCTTTGAGTTGAGGATGGTCAAAAGCAGGTTGCTGATGAgacaaaacacaatcaatcaaatccCCATCTGGACTCTGCAAGAAAAAGGAACAGAAAAACATAGATCAGTGAATCAGGGAGAAGGAAAATGCAGTGGTGTGTCATTGTCACAGGTTGTAAAAGCAAAGCAAAGGAAAAATGCCTTAATTGTTTTAACAGCAGGCTTGTTGCTCTTGTTGAGATGAGCTCTGATTCTCCTCAACTTTTGCAACACTGCAGAAGGTCTCAATGTGTTGTTATTAGCATGGAAGTGAGAGAGTGCTGCTGGCAAAGTTGAAGAAGAATTGGAGGCAATGGTGGGGTGAGAGAATGCTGTGCCAATTGAAGTAACAAGTAGCAGCAAAGCAACAAAAGCATGTAGCATAGTATTTTGGGAAGTGGAAGAAAGAGCCAATTTCAGGGAATATTGATTTTGTTGCTGTGAGCTTGTTTCTTCTGTGGCATCATGATTTGCTTGTATGCATTGGTGTTGTCTTGTTGTGTGATGAGCTGCAAAAAATAGCTCTTTCTGATGTTGTTTTGTCCAGGAAACTGAATATCCCTTCATGTCCATACAAAACagaagaagaacaacaacaaccccCCCTCGTTTTGTTGGCTGCCTTGacgttttcaaattataaacaaaacaaCTTCTACTGGTCCTaaccagagagagagagagagagagagagagagagagagagagaataatagtgatttaaattttatgctCCCACCACACTACACCACACCATCAAAACTAGCACCAGCACACAAAATAGACCCAGGCCACGGATAGGTGGGGTTGCATTTTCCAAGTTTATCTTTTACCTCTCTAACAACAAAGGACTCTGTAGACAGACACTGGGATAATTAAACacgggaaaaagaaaaaaaaaacttaaccaagagttatgttatgtgatgcatgttgCATTATGGATTCTTCTTGTTTTATTCCTCTCTGTTGGATTTTGTACTAAATAAATAGTGTAGCATTTTAGTTAGGCACGCAATTAATTCGAATAGGAATATAAACTGAAGCAATTACGTTGGAATATATATCTACTACAAACTGCAGTAACTTTTGTttgaatgtaataaaaaaaacactgaaGTTGTCGTTTAGTGTTTTTGTTCTTATTGAGTTGAACTGAAAACTCTTCCGCTTAACTACTTAATGGcagaaaatgtaattattaaaACTGTAAATAAACTGACAGTTTCGTACCCTGACTTGATTACgttaatttaagaaataaactaCTTTAGagtaataataaacaaattccCCTACGTAAGTAATTAAGTAACCCAATTCACAATTTTACTTTGATAAATGTCTTTAGGATGTtggttataaaattaaaagtgatatatttttaactaaaacatTACTAATGTACTCTATTATATatggtttaatttttaatatgtattaacgtaattttaaataaaaatcatttactaATTTTGTTAACCAATATGCATAAGATCCTTCTTAGTAAAGACTCTTTtcaactttttaataattaaaaagtgaaCACCTTAAAATCTGTGACAACTCTATAAAAATAAGAGTCCCATCAATTATCattttccacatttttttaaaaaatgttttgagtATTGATGTTAAGCCACTTAAAATTGTTTAACTAGTGTGTCAAACCGGTTCACCTTCCCCATGTCTTGTGTACATTTGAATTCAactttttatatgtatatacagattatatgtattttttattgaaaataattttatttaaatcaaatagaactatcatgattgaaatttttttatgagtatTTAAGTTAGAATTCaaactttaaattattaattgaacTGGAATAATTTcacgttgattttttttttttgacagaaattTCAATGTTAGTTGATGTACGCCATTTTGGTGTTGATTTGAATTCAAGTTTCATCCTGATTTGTCTTCCTATGGTTGTATTATACCAGTACTagtaaattttttcatttttgtgctGGCATCCTATTTCTGTTCCAACTTCCAACCCCACTGCATATTATTTCGCTCTCCCCTGGGGATATCTGCTTTTACTTTCCTCTGCTCATATTATTAATTGCATTTGATACGGTCCAAGAGAAATTGACTTTAAGATTATGGAGCTACCTCCAGTGAAAGAGGCACCAGACACCAAAGCAACTTTAATGGGCCATgcctaataattatatttatatccaTTGGCAACAGGCTATCATGAATGGTGTGGAGGAGCAAGGAAACAACAATCACAACTTATTATTAGTCCTAACTCCTTTTTGACTGATTGTATGTGGATAATTAGGTTGATTATGAAAATGTTACTGTCTTTGTTCTAACCCACCAAAAGGTGCATGTTTAGGCTAATCCCCATTTGCTACATCTAATACTATTTCTCAAGCACATTTGTAGTTAAAATCCTAAAATCAAACTattcaattttgtaaatatacaTTAGAGATTTATATACTTAGAGTAAGATGAATGAGCTAATAAGTAATCAAGCCTTTAACATTATTATCACAGCGCATAGCAAAAACTAAAACCGAAACGCATTTGTTCGAGTTTCAAATCCATTTATCCATTTTAGCGTAATGTTATTTTCACTAAAAGTTCATATAAAACTCTTTACaataaagaaagggaaaaaaaagagaaaatataaaataaaataaatagcgttatcttcttctcttttttttttatagtgaaaATAACGTTATCTTCTTTCACTTTCCAATGACCAAGTTTTTGTGTTGTTAGGTTCATCCCTTGAAATTTAAACTTATATATGTACCAAACTCCAGTGTCGTAACTTCTGTAAATTGTAACGAcgagcaaaagaagaaaatgagtcAATAACTTAATAGTAGAAAATATTGTCCTTAGTTGATAGAACTAACTATTCTTACACCCTCCCgagtttaataaaattttatttgatatctttctttctcttttttaattctaatagTTTTTTCTAATTTAGATAATAATACAAGGGTGCTTCTGGTTACCCGTTAACTATGTACAATTATGGCTTGTTTTCACGTCAAATActcgagaaaaaaaatgtataatctAGTTACTATATAGCTTGAGCATAACGTGCGTCTAATATTCAGGACTTGTCTTTCCTTCTCATTAACACTGATATTCTCTATATTACAAGAGGATACAGTAATGTGggagaaaaaattattcaatgtaATGAGACGTTTGCATTGATaggagaaatattttttttaaaacctgcGAATCATGATTCATAGTATCATGAGTATGAGTattgaaaatgattaaaattcatttgattatataattagttttaaacaTGATCCAAAACTGAGAAATTGTTTTTGTCCTAGTGATACTGGCTTAGTCTCAAAAATCTAAATTTGAATCTTATGGATGTAAATaaaatgagtgaaaaagggACTCGAATAgaacttatcatttttttgaTAGAGATTAGTTATCTAATAAATTAGCttttcatcttaattttttttagcttttgttttattattttttattatgaccTTTATGCTTTTAATTAGTTCATCTATTAATTTTACCAAACCCAGTCATAAGCTATCGAGATATGTTGTTTTTCAAACACTTGTGTTTTGGTCATACAAACTGGCAAGCTAACTAAAATAGCTTGTTGAATACTActctaaatcaaatcaaattaatatttatttttaattaattatctaattGAAGGAGATTATTATTTTAGTgattattataataacttaaatttcttcaattatgtataatagaatatttgaacattttcaatatttattaattaattttaaaaaataaattaaaggttTCATATGTCTATATATGTTTGATATTTGACTCCTATAAAATAGGAAATGCACTTTACAAGAtaatatgaaataataataattccttTGAAAATTAATGGttgatattataattaattttaaactttgtttatatattattattattttgattattacaattattagccattaattttttaatcaacaatTCTAAGTGCATTTTATCCTCTACAGTGCACCTCTCACTTTAGAGTACTAGTACATCCATTAATctttgatttatatttattattagtaaaataatacttttcttgaatatttttaaaatttatattcattCATAAATTTAGAAATACTTACAAAGTAAGGCACACTTTCTATTTAAAAGCAAtgttaaatttaaacttaaacaaGCCtgcttttttacttttataattacaaaaaacCACAACCATCAAAAGGGTTCAAGGAGAATAAGAATCGTTTACATGACATGCCTTCCATAGAGGGCAGCATGTTACTACCGGTTAAAGTTTTGATCAGATAATATAATTACCATATATGTATGTAGCATATGATTAATTATGCAAACGGAATAGAAAGATGTATTCCTATATATCTAGCATAGCAACCTAGCTAGTAAAAATTCTCTTGGGCGGAGAGTTATGTTATGGCCACTAAGCAAAGAATTTGTGACTGTGTTGTTGTGTTACGAAGCACAAAAGTATGGGCCCATGCACTCTGGTAATCTTTTTAGGGTTGTGATAAGGCAATGGTGATGCTTCCcactattctttttattttctctcttcttttaacAAATCCCCACTCTCTCACCAAACTTGTGGAGATAAATACTCGAGAAGCGCTAGCTGCACTAGTCAGCATGAATATTGGTCCATAGTGAGTCGCGGATATAGAAACATACAACCTACAATCGAAGgagatttaatatatatatatataaacttttttttagtcaTGGCCTTTCGAAAAGTGAGTCTCAATATATATTAAACAGATTCCCGCAAAGaactttacaaatttcaatTACATGCATTCCTAGAAGTTCATACTTCATAGTTCTTGTCGTAAAAGTGTGATTTTCTGGCATAAGCAAATATATATAGAATCGGTTCGCTGGATTTTGCTAAAGGCTGCCACGCTGAGCGTGCTTTTAAAAGGAATCAGCATCTGATGACCAATTTAAAATACACGATAGAGAAAGTTCAGAAGTAGTGGAGCTGATATTCGTGATAACGGGCACTGAAATTCATCTTCACGGAGGAATAACTATTGAACCAAACAAAGAATTAAGCGCataattttcttgtattttgctagatatattgataatataaactATGTCTGAATATTGATTTACTATTATTTTGGACCTTGCTTAATCTTAACTCAATAAACTTAGATGCAGCCAACTTAAGGCTAAAATTAAGTTCTTATCAACTTGGGGATAATTCAAAAGGTTTCATTATCGTGTTAGATAGAGGTGACAAAATGAATTTCGCCACAATTTAAGTTGTGAGTTATATCTAATCAAGTTAAGATCATTCTGATGCACTTTAAACTTCTAGAATGATCTTATCAAATGAGACATATAATAAAAGACAACAAAACTCCATGTTTTAGGCATAACTTTTACTCTAGTTGCCtatatttctaaaatttattgattttagcATCAAAGTTCCACAAATAACCTCCCTTCTCTTTTGAATAGGATTCAATCTAGATCCTGCTTGAAGACTTATACATACATATAGTaactttaatttgttattgttaAACTAACACAAGATATTGTTAGGTCGATTGTATCCATATAAGTGGAGATTTGATCTATTggtgtttttttattagataaatatattcTACTATAATtagattgaaatttttattatataaattatgtttataaatttaaattaattcaattataatactttattagtatatatcaaattaattttatataaaattttgaaatatataaaaatataaatcattgcattataattttattattatttattttttataatatttaggaCAAactaaagttatatatatatatatatatatatatataaaatttaataattagattgacaaaaacaaattttctataatttattaaattgcacaaagacaatttagttttaaaattgtttatatgTATGTGACTAGTCAGTGAAtagtgattttttattattaattataatatttatctatgatatttttatttcaattttttctagtttttaaaaatggaccttataaaattcctatttttctttattattttggtttaataCTCTAACATACATAACTTTGTTTTAGTCTCTATGGTATTTTGGTTTATTTCGAAATAATTCTGACGAAATAATTATCGGTAGAAACTAAAGGTAAAACATTCATATATTCAaaggattaaaatgaaaaaaaaatatatattacatagactaaaataaaaataacatgacAAGAAATTACaagaattcaataaaaaaaaaagtataagacTAAATAAAATGAGAAGAGAAATATATTATCAAGGGAATTCGTCCTGATTGCCAAGTGGAGGTGCACGGCGGCCATAGGAACATAAGCTTAAAGTGAGTACCTAAAATATATTCAAAGCATGCGGCAAGTTATAGGAAGGAAATGAGTATGGCCTCTTAAAAGCAAGTGTGGCTGTATAAGATAATCCTTATACAGATAACCCACTAAGCTCATAGTGGGTTGAAGATGATCATTTTTATGGGTCTCAATGTGGAAGCCATGTGATTGTCTTTGCATATAATCTTTTACTGTTTCCCTTGTGaagacaaaatcaaaagatcaaactttttacaaacttttttttctgaatGACACCAGACTTATTAATATGAACTTTTGAAGCtaagtataattattaatataacttGAGACACGTATatgctaaaataaataaatgcttAAAGGGGTAGTCACGGTATATTTTCTccgtaaaaaatcaatttttttgttattaagttataagtaaattttaattacttttattttatttaacgaGATTATGTTGAAAATACATTTCCTTTAATAGGAAAATTGTGTTTAATATCAAGATtaaggataattttaaaaacaattatttttttaattaaaacaatacaatttaatgaaataaactaacttcttaaaaatttacttataaaaaataacagtgGGAGTATTAAATTTAttcgtttgttttttttttagttcagtGTGTTGTGGAAAAGGCAATATCTGGGGGAAACACACCAACCCAACTTGTAAATGTTCACACAAACGAGTCAAAACTATTCAAGTGCCAATAGCACTAGAGAGAGCCTTTTGTCAACACATTTGACAAATTAGATTATAGAGTCACAAGTAATGATTCCTCGGGGGAAAATGCAAAGGATATATGAGGACTAACAAAATATTGCTTTCAGATTAATTATATGAAAACAAGAAGGGGAGTTTCAATCACTGTCAATTAACCGACGTATTATGAAATCCAgacacaaattttatggataacTACATGTAGGCCCTATATTGGACATGTGTGTCGCAGAATTGTAAAAGTGATATAATTTTTagggtaaattaattttttatcttcaaatttatcatttagatttaatttaatttttattttttggatttaatttaattttttaatttttaaaattgattcaatttgatcttacgatgtaaattaaataaataatgtcaaaaaaaacatgtatatttgtggtagttaaaaattattcaattttatcttttgtgATTTTAAATTGTTACTATTTCATAATACCTTTAATCCATTCTAGAGTGAATGACTAAACTgaatctatttaaaaaattagaaaataaaattgcacTCTAAAAAAATAGAGGATCAAAatgaatctaaaaaataaattagaggactataaaattaatttaacctaatttttaaatgttttttatcagcaataatttttaaatatgtaatgaattattttctaatattatattaaaatataaaatagtaggCAAGTACGACGTGaagtttatataataaaacataactaTTTCCACTAATGTGGTATTTCTATGTCTGCATAAAATAATAGTACTATATTTTTCAACTACTCAATAGATTTGCGATTTTTTGCTGAAATGTCCATTATTATGTTTGGTTATAATTTAACATTATAATCATAACAAAGGCATATCACGTTAGAagtattaaaattagaaaaagaatagaaaaattattatcttataattttataatttttaataaagtttaatTAACAGTACACTAGAAGGAGAGTCCTAACTATATTTTCTAACacgtttttaattattaa
This region of Glycine soja cultivar W05 chromosome 17, ASM419377v2, whole genome shotgun sequence genomic DNA includes:
- the LOC114392016 gene encoding uncharacterized protein LOC114392016; amino-acid sequence: MDMKGYSVSWTKQHQKELFFAAHHTTRQHQCIQANHDATEETSSQQQNQYSLKLALSSTSQNTMLHAFVALLLLVTSIGTAFSHPTIASNSSSTLPAALSHFHANNNTLRPSAVLQKLRRIRAHLNKSNKPAVKTIKSPDGDLIDCVLSHQQPAFDHPQLKGQRPLDPPERPKGHTHTNGETVIESFQLWTDSGEACPEGTVPIRRTTEQDFLRASSVRRFGRKPRNVRRDSTGTGHEHAVVSVNGDQYYGAKASINVWTPSVTDPYEFSLSQIWVIAGSFGNDLNTIEAGWQVSPELYGDNYPRFFTYWTTDAYQATGCYNLLCSGFVQTNNRIAIGAAISPRSIYNGRQFDIGLMVWKDPKHGHWWLEFGSGLLVGYWPAYLFSHLRNHASMVQFGGEIVNSRSRGYHTGTQMGSGHFSGEGFRKAAYFRNLQVVDWDNNLLPLSNIHQLADHSNCYDIRMGSNSVWGTYFYYGGPGRNVRCP